A portion of the Drosophila innubila isolate TH190305 chromosome 3L unlocalized genomic scaffold, UK_Dinn_1.0 0_D_3L, whole genome shotgun sequence genome contains these proteins:
- the LOC117788625 gene encoding uncharacterized protein LOC117788625, with protein MEHDRLIKPTVSYHLFLYREELARRNARQLRLSRTKIEITDELISRTVKNVKTCSMDDLKAVNRELIFKKKLRRNVSKLRKEAKLARK; from the coding sequence ATGGAGCACGACAGACTAATTAAACCGACAGTCTCGTATCATTTGTTCCTGTATCGTGAGGAGTTGGCACGACGCAATGCACGACAGTTGCGACTGTCGAGAACGAAGATTGAAATCACAGACGAGCTCATCTCGAGAACTGTGAAGAACGTCAAGACCTGCAGCATGGATGATCTCAAGGCGGTGAATCGAGAGCTGATCTTCAAAAAGAAGCTGCGACGCAATGTCTCCAAGTTGCGCAAGGAAGCCAAGTTGGCGCGAAAATGA
- the LOC117788620 gene encoding serine/threonine-protein kinase pakG — protein MESQRSVNNSSHNNNNNGNHRRGARPSVGYLLFQYQSELTRRHAEPTRLSRTKIHIIDGLVSRTIRHLKHCSVEELQACKRELVYKEQLRDELRSLRRRKNVSSSSSSSSSTNSNASSTSAATTGTSIKAPNTPPKPRASKQTTVTIYGPEIFV, from the coding sequence ATGGAAAGCCAACGCAGTGTTAACAatagcagccacaacaacaacaacaatggcaatcaTCGTCGTGGCGCTCGTCCCAGCGTGGGTTACTTGCTGTTCCAGTATCAGAGCGAGTTGACCCGTCGCCATGCCGAACCCACGCGCTTGTCCCGCACCAAAATCCACATCATCGACGGCCTCGTCTCGCGGACCATTCGCCATCTGAAGCACTGCAGCGTGGAGGAGTTGCAGGCCTGCAAACGGGAGCTTGTCTACAAGGAACAACTACGCGACGAGCTGCGCAGCCTGCGACGCCGGAAGAACgtcagttccagttccagctccagttccagcACGAATTCCAATGCCAGCTCCACATCCGCTGCTACCACTGGAACGTCCATTAAGGCGCCCAATACGCCGCCCAAGCCGCGTgccagcaaacaaacaactgTAACCATCTATGGACCCGAGATATTTGTCTAA
- the LOC117788619 gene encoding mitochondrial 2-oxoglutarate/malate carrier protein-like, with the protein MVFAYNIDKKTIPNFMKYVLGGTAGMMATVIVQPLDLVKTRMQIAAGAAGAKEYSSSFDCIRKVLQAEGVLAFYNGLSAGLLRQATYTTARMGVYQMEVEAYRNKYNESPRVLGSMIMGIIAGACGALVGNPSEVALIRMMADNRLPESQRRNYKNAADAMVRIVREEGLFTLWRGCLPTAGRAMVTNMAQLASYSQFKGAFRQYIDEGLLLHICASVCSGLLTTVASMPLDMAKTRIQQMKVIDGKPEYSGAIDVILKVTRNEGFFSLWKGFTPYLARIAPHTVFAFVFLEQLNNAYYKYILGEENRGSGL; encoded by the coding sequence ATGGTGTTCGCCTACAATATCGATAAGAAGACCATTCCCAACTTTATGAAATATGTGCTGGGTGGTACCGCCGGCATGATGGCTACTGTAATCGTGCAGCCCTTGGACCTGGTCAAGACCCGCATGCAGATAGCGGCGGGAGCAGCGGGAGCCAAGGAATATAGCAGCTCCTTCGATTGCATACGGAAAGTGCTCCAGGCGGAAGGGGTTTTGGCCTTCTACAATGGCCTCAGTGCCGGATTGCTGCGTCAGGCGACGTATACCACAGCTCGCATGGGTGTCTATCAGATGGAGGTGGAGGCCTATAGGAACAAGTACAATGAGTCGCCTAGAGTGCTGGGTAGCATGATAATGGGTATTATTGCCGGAGCCTGTGGCGCCTTGGTTGGCAATCCCTCGGAGGTGGCCCTGATCCGCATGATGGCCGACAATCGCCTGCCAGAGAGTCAGAGGCGCAACTATAAGAATGCCGCCGATGCCATGGTCAGGATTGTTAGGGAGGAGGGCCTCTTTACGCTCTGGCGCGGCTGTCTGCCGACTGCGGGTCGTGCCATGGTCACGAACATGGCTCAGCTGGCCTCCTATTCCCAGTTCAAGGGTGCATTCCGTCAGTATATAGATGAGGGACTTCTTCTGCACATCTGCGCCAGCGTTTGCTCCGGCCTGTTGACCACAGTGGCGTCCATGCCGTTGGACATGGCCAAGACGCGCATCCAGCAGATGAAGGTGATCGATGGCAAGCCCGAATATAGCGGTGCCATCGATGTCATCCTTAAGGTGACCAGAAACGAAGGATTCTTCTCCCTCTGGAAGGGATTTACGCCTTATCTGGCTCGTATTGCCCCCCACACTGTCTTCGCCTTTGTCTTCCTGGAGCAGCTCAACAACGCTTACTACAAGTACATTCTCGGCGAGGAGAACAGAGGATCGGGACTGTAA